In candidate division TA06 bacterium, the sequence CGACACGATCTGATAGATCGAGGGATTTTAAGTCCCTTGCGTCTGCCAGTTCCGCCACCCCGGCATTAAAAAATCTTACGAGCAAAGCGAGTTAGAGTTTCTTATGCCCCGATGCCTTTTATAACGCATACATATCGGGGCTATGACCTTATATTAACTGGAGGCGGCTAGCGGGTTCGAACCGCTGAATAACGGTTTTGCAGACCGTCGCCTTACCACTTGGCTAAGCCGCCTGGCTTTTATCTTTGTATGCCTGTCCTGAGGGTGGCTCCTTGCCTTGCCGTCGAAGAGCCGCCCTAAGCACAAAGGCAATTTTATCAGTTTTTGGGATATAAGTCAAGAAAATCAAGTTGGAAGCGCCGATTGAAAATGCTATTATTTGCTTGACAGGGATGCCGATTTGAAATATACTTGAACAGTAATTTAAAAAACCATAAACGACGGGAGGTCAAAGCCATGAAGCAGATCACACAAATCATTCTGCCGGCGCTGGTCTTGGCGGCAGCGGTCGCAGCCGGTCAGAATGATCGGGAGATAAGCCTGACTGTTTACAACAACAACCTGGGATTGGTGAGCGAGGTCCGGCAGCTCAGCCTAAAGAAAGGTGCCTCCGAGGTAAGAATCACAGACGTCCCTTCACAGATCGACCCCACCTCGGTCTTTTTCCAGTCTCTTTCCGATCCCGACAAGTTTACAGTGCTGGAGCAGAATTACCAGTACGACCTGGTGAGCTCCGCCAAACTGCTGGAAAGGTACCTAGACCAGAATATCAAGGCTTTTGGATCCGGGGGGAAGGTCTACGAAGGGACGCTTCTATCCTACGACGGATCCAATATCGTATTGAGCACCGGCGGCAGCATCACCACCCTGCGGCTGACCGATAATCTGCAGAATTTTGAATTTCCCAGCCTTCCCCAGGGGCTGATTACCAGACCCACCCTGCTGTGGCTGGTGGACAATCAGGGCCCGGCCTCCCAAAAATGCCGGATATCATATCTGACCGCAGGAATATCCTGGCACGCCGAATATGTGGCAGTGCTGGCTGCCGATGAGAAAACAGTGGACCTGGGAGCCTGGGTTTCGTTGGAGAACAACTCCGGAACAGGTTTTCAGCAGGCCCGGCTGAAATTAGTGGCCGGAGAGGTCAACCGGGCCCAGGCGCCGCAGCGCCGCTATGCTGCGGCCAAGGCCGACTTTCAGGCGGCGCCTGCCCAGTTTGAAGAGGAGAGCTTTTTTGAATACCATCTGTACACCCTGCAGCGCAAAGCCACCGTGGCCAACAACGAGGTAAAGCAGATATCCCTTTTCCCCAACACCAGGGCCGATTGCAAAAAACTTTTCATCTACGACGGTGCCAGCAGCGGCAAAAAAGTCACGGTCCAGTTGGAGTTCAGAAACGAAAAAGCCTCCGGGCTGGGGATGCCGCTGCCGGCCGGAAAGATCAGGGTCTATAAGAAGGATGACGGCCAAAGTCAGCAGTTCATAGGCGAGGACCGGATCGACCACACCCCCAAGGACGAGAAGGTGCGGATCACTTTGGGCAGTGCTTTCGATATAGTAGGAGAGCGGACTCCCAAGGAATACAAGCGGATCAACGACAAGACCCAGGAACAGACGGTGGAGGTAAAACTGCGGAACCATAAGAATGAGGGGGTTGAGGTCACGGTGGTGGAACACCTTTCCGGGGACTGGGAGATAAAGTCCAAGACCCACGAGTTCAAAAAGCGGGATGCCCAGGCCGTGGAATTTAAAGTCCCAGTGGCCAGGGACGGGGAGACCGTGCTTAGTTATACCGTCCGCTATAAATGGTGAAATGACTGTCCCACTCATTCAGGAAGAAAGTACCAAAGGGTAATGGAACGCTGATTTTCGCCCCGACCATAGGAAAATCCTTCCGCAGTGTAGGAATGCCCGTCCGTAGCATAGGAAAACCCGCCCGTACTGTAGAAATGCCAGCCCCGAGGGTAGGAATGTCTGCCCGCAGTATAGGCAAACCCGCCAACAGCATAGAAATGATGACCCGCACTTTAGCAGATTAAAGGGAAAGACGATGTCATTTGATTACGAAGAGACAACCGCCCAGGAAAATCTCGAAGGGTCTTAATAAACAAAGAGCCGCAGTTGTGCATATAGCATAGCTGCGGTTTTTTTGTCAACCGTATTAGCGAGGGTTAAGAAATAGAAAACGCCTATCAACCGCCAGTAGCCGAGTTGCCGGCTGTTTCGATATGCCCCGCCGTCGGCTGAGTGGCTGGCATTTCGATACGTTTTTTATGCTTGCGCTGAGCATGTCGAAGCGCTACTTGGGCTGAGTTAATCGAAGCCCTCAATGTCCAGCTGTACTTGGGCTGAGCGATGCACTGAGCAAGGCCGAAGTGTTTATCGAAGCATCGAAGCCAGGCGGGGCCCTCAACAACCGGCAGTACTTGCGCTGAGCGATGCACTGAGCAAGG encodes:
- a CDS encoding DUF4139 domain-containing protein, with translation MKQITQIILPALVLAAAVAAGQNDREISLTVYNNNLGLVSEVRQLSLKKGASEVRITDVPSQIDPTSVFFQSLSDPDKFTVLEQNYQYDLVSSAKLLERYLDQNIKAFGSGGKVYEGTLLSYDGSNIVLSTGGSITTLRLTDNLQNFEFPSLPQGLITRPTLLWLVDNQGPASQKCRISYLTAGISWHAEYVAVLAADEKTVDLGAWVSLENNSGTGFQQARLKLVAGEVNRAQAPQRRYAAAKADFQAAPAQFEEESFFEYHLYTLQRKATVANNEVKQISLFPNTRADCKKLFIYDGASSGKKVTVQLEFRNEKASGLGMPLPAGKIRVYKKDDGQSQQFIGEDRIDHTPKDEKVRITLGSAFDIVGERTPKEYKRINDKTQEQTVEVKLRNHKNEGVEVTVVEHLSGDWEIKSKTHEFKKRDAQAVEFKVPVARDGETVLSYTVRYKW